Below is a window of Cytophaga hutchinsonii ATCC 33406 DNA.
TTCTTTCTCGGCTTCCAGGCGTTTTAGTTTACGCTCCAGTTCTTTGATTTGCTTATTGGGGGCCTTCTTTTTCATCTGGTCAGATTCTTTCCAATCCAATCTACCATGTTTTCGTAACCAAGTCAATACGGTACTTCTTCCCTGGATACCATATTTCAATTGTGCCTGCTTGTAGGTTAAGTCCCCTTTTTCTACTTCATCTACTAATTGTAGTTTAAAGGCTAAACTGTAATCTTTTTGAGTCCGCTTTACATAAACTCTTTTTCCTGTCTTTTCCATAAGTTTGACTATTTTGTGTCAACTTATTTCAGGACGATACATGTTCTTAAATAGAAAAGCCCCCGCTGATGCAGGGGCTTTTCTATTTAATTTTATTCATGTAGTGTACTGGTGTACGAATGCCGTACGTATCATCAATTACTCTTTGATGATACGTACGGATTCTTTTCCGTTAATTAAAAGCATATACATACCAGGATTTAAAGCGTGTGCTTGTACACGTAATGTATTTGAATCCTGTTGCCAGTTTGCATCTACTTCACTGCCAACTGCAGAAATTATTTTTACATTTGATACAGGTTGTTGAAACTCTATAGAAA
It encodes the following:
- a CDS encoding IS3 family transposase translates to MEKTGKRVYVKRTQKDYSLAFKLQLVDEVEKGDLTYKQAQLKYGIQGRSTVLTWLRKHGRLDWKESDQMKKKAPNKQIKELERKLKRLEAEKEILNAAIDIADELFDTEIRKKYLPLSEAAFKEKGNKEDLSQ